Genomic DNA from Methylocystis sp. MJC1:
AGCCAGGCTGGCGTATAGGAATAGGCCGCGAGCGCCAGCGCCCGTCGATCATCGCTGCGGCCGTCGAAATAAGGGGCCGCCATGGAGATCACGAAGGCGGTCATGAAAAGCGCAGGCAGGCTCAGCGCATATTGCGCGACGGCGTGCAGCGCGCCTGCCACGACGGGAGTGTGCAATCCGCGACTCCCGAACAGCCACGACCCCAAAAAGCTGGCGAAGGGCGGAATGGCCGCAAGGATGCCTATATACTTCAGATACAGCTCGAGGACGGATGTGTCCTCCGATTCGATCCGCTCCCACTCCTGCCGGGGAGTCAGAATCAGGCCTTTTATCCGAGAAATCATATCCTTCATGGCGTCGTTCTTCCGCCCGGCGCTCCTCTTTCGAGTGGCTTGGCCGGCGCTTGTGGCTTGCTCAGGACTTGCTTACATGCGAGGGAATGCGCAGGCCAGCATCGGCCGCTGACGAAGTCCCAAATAACGTCTAACGCGACAGGCTGCATGAAAAAACTGGCAGAATATTTCTGGCCCGTGATCGGGCTCGCCGCCGTCATCGGCTCATTTTACCTGCTCTATCACGAGTTCCAGGGCGAATCCGTCGGCACAGAGGTTTGGGCCTATCTCAGGGCCATTCCCGCGTCGGATTATTTCTTTGCGGCGCTTTCGACCCTGCTGGCCTATGCGGCGCTCGCCTGGTACGACCGGATCGCGCTGCTGCATCTGGGCGTCACCCACATCTCGTGGATTTTCATCTCCGTTTGTTCCTTCACCACTTATGCGCTGTCCCACAATATCGGCGCGAGCGTCTTCTCCGGCGCCATGGTGCGCTACCGCGCCTATTCGTCGAAAGGGCTGACGGCGACGCAGGTCGCGACGCTGGTGGTGCTCTGCTCCTACACCTTCGCCTTCGGCAATGTGCTGCTCGGGGGGCTTCTGCTCACCTACGACCCCACGATGATGCAGCGCCTCGCGGGTTTCCTGCCGGACGTCTTCACCCATCCGCATACGGCGCGCACGGTCGGCCTG
This window encodes:
- a CDS encoding lysylphosphatidylglycerol synthase domain-containing protein, coding for MKKLAEYFWPVIGLAAVIGSFYLLYHEFQGESVGTEVWAYLRAIPASDYFFAALSTLLAYAALAWYDRIALLHLGVTHISWIFISVCSFTTYALSHNIGASVFSGAMVRYRAYSSKGLTATQVATLVVLCSYTFAFGNVLLGGLLLTYDPTMMQRLAGFLPDVFTHPHTARTVGLLCLGFVAVYVVGSLMHFRPFRFGKFEITYPRPAVMVQQLFAAPAELIGAAGIIYFALPEQGNPGYIVVLAAFLLSFSAALVSHAPGGLGVFELVFINLMPDVPRLQVLAALLVWRLFYLIIPLLAALVVVGLFERKKLAEKLRGHASATEGPPPA
- a CDS encoding Yip1 family protein — encoded protein: MKDMISRIKGLILTPRQEWERIESEDTSVLELYLKYIGILAAIPPFASFLGSWLFGSRGLHTPVVAGALHAVAQYALSLPALFMTAFVISMAAPYFDGRSDDRRALALAAYSYTPAWLASAFGLVPGLRFLDVLGLYGIYVFSLGLTRMMRVPKDNLDVFTLVALFLTVAMAALHAWVVSAIAPVQLL